The following are encoded together in the Lactuca sativa cultivar Salinas chromosome 1, Lsat_Salinas_v11, whole genome shotgun sequence genome:
- the LOC111908887 gene encoding aspartic proteinase 36, with the protein MRISYFVRNMVTFTLLGAGVFLLLQAVVQCEFPATLRLERAFPANHPIELSHLRDGDSFRHQRILRGVTQLSVYGTYDPLVAGLYFTTITLGSPPKDYHVQIDTGSDVLWIGCKPCKECPTSSGLEIPVTLYDPSRSSTSSPISCSDERCSPSDKSNSCSHDWCTYNINYEDGSGTSGHYVSDLMHFEIFMDTESSINISASVVFGCSTSETGRLTKTKRPVDGILGLGQQGLSIMSQLSSQGIAPTSFSHCLADGGGLLVLGKAVVPNMVFTPLVKSKWHYNVNLESISVDGQTMSIDPSVFALNHDQTGTIIDSGTTLVYLTKEAYTPVVEAIKHAVSQSIQPLISKDYVCYSFPESYSFTTIFPTVSFNFAGGASMHLRPCDYLLRQISMSGARVWCMGILPSREEGITILGDLVLRDKVIVYDLGGQQIGWADRDCFSIFNISAGGSSLRISCNQLILTVVISCIVHLTMMLFGLHS; encoded by the exons ATGCGGATTTCTTACTTTGTCCGAAATATGGTTACTTTCACATTACTGGGCGCCGGTGTCTTCCTCTTGCTGCAGGCGGTGGTTCAATGTGAGTTTCCGGCGACCCTCAGGCTGGAAAGAGCTTTTCCGGCGAACCATCCCATTGAGTTGAGTCACCTTAGAGATGGAgatagttttagacaccaaaggATATTAAGAGGTGTTACTCAATTGTCTGTTTACGGGACTTATGATCCCCTTGTTGCTGG GCTTTACTTCACGACAATCACTCTTGGATCTCCTCCCAAAGACTATCACGTACAAATTGACACGGGAAGTGACGTGTTATGGATTGGTTGCAAGCCTTGCAAAGAATGCCCGACATCAAGCGGATTAGAA ATTCCGGTTACGCTCTATGACCCTTCAAGGTCCTCCACATCCTCTCCTATATCATGTTCAGACGAAAGATGTTCTCCATCTGATAAATCCAACTCATGTTCACATGATTGGTGCACTTACAATATCAATTATGAAGATGGTAGTGGAACATCAGGTCATTATGTATCAGACTTGATGCATTTTGAAATATTTATGGACACAGAATCGTCAATTAATATTTCAGCTTCAGTTGTATTTGG TTGTAGCACATCTGAAACTGGGCGCTTGACTAAAACTAAACGACCGGTTGATGGGATTCTGGGACTTGGTCAGCAAGGTTTATCTATAATGTCCCAACTTTCATCACAAGGGATTGCTCCTACTTCATTTTCTCATTGTCTTGCTGATGGAGGAGGGTTGTTGGTTCTTGGTAAAGCAGTGGTTCCAAATATGGTCTTTACTCCACTTGTCAAATCCAA GTGGCATTATAATGTAAATTTAGAGAGCATTTCGGTGGATGGTCAAACAATGTCAATTGATCCATCGGTATTTGCACTAAATCATGATCAAACAGGAACAATAATTGATTCGGGAACAACTCTCGTATACCTTACTAAAGAGGCTTACACCCCTGTTGTGGAAGCT ATCAAACATGCAGTTTCACAGTCTATACAGCCACTTATATCAAAGGACTATGTGTGTTATTCATTTCCCGAAAG TTATTCCTTTACTACCATATTTCCCACAGTAAGCTTCAACTTTGCGGGTGGTGCTTCAATGCATTTAAGACCTTGCGACTATCTTTTACGCCAAATATCCATG AGTGGGGCAAGGGTATGGTGCATGGGAATTCTGCCGAGTCGGGAGGAAGGAATTACGATTTTAGGAG ACCTTGTTCTCCGAGACAAAGTTATCGTTTATGATTTGGGTGGCCAACAGATTGGATGGGCTGATCGTGACT gtttttcaatttttaacatcTCTGCTGGTGGCAGTTCATTGCGGATTTCATGTAACCAACTAATTCTGACCGTTGTTATTTCTTGTATAGTACACTTGACGATGATGTTGTTTGGTTTACATTCATGA